A single genomic interval of Streptomyces graminofaciens harbors:
- a CDS encoding GntR family transcriptional regulator, with the protein MSSIPQAPTSEPARCLATDEVITDALRGRILHGAYAITRPLPDTARLAAEFGLPKEVIATALRALANEGTVCDVPGQGMFVARLPRLESAEAAAERVETILRTRLEHGVYPVSTWFPAQARLLDEFGVTLYVLLNVIAKLVDGGLLSTVTSRGRIVLDPQGPRPRPKDTRRPPRRSRSGTSAARSKRARIPCTHRFRRGRASGRSTG; encoded by the coding sequence TTGAGCTCCATCCCACAGGCCCCGACGTCGGAGCCAGCGCGATGCCTGGCGACCGACGAGGTCATCACCGACGCTCTGCGCGGGCGGATCCTCCACGGTGCCTACGCCATCACAAGGCCGCTGCCCGACACGGCACGGCTTGCAGCCGAGTTCGGCCTGCCCAAGGAGGTGATCGCCACGGCGCTGCGGGCGCTCGCCAACGAGGGCACGGTGTGCGATGTGCCCGGTCAGGGGATGTTCGTCGCCCGGCTGCCCCGTCTTGAGTCTGCTGAGGCTGCAGCCGAGCGGGTGGAGACGATCCTGCGGACGCGGCTGGAGCACGGCGTGTACCCCGTCAGTACCTGGTTCCCGGCCCAGGCGAGGCTCCTCGACGAGTTCGGCGTGACCCTGTACGTCCTGCTCAACGTGATCGCCAAGCTCGTGGATGGCGGGCTCCTCAGCACAGTCACCTCCCGCGGCCGGATCGTCCTGGACCCGCAGGGCCCCAGACCCCGGCCTAAGGACACGAGGAGGCCGCCAAGGCGGAGCCGGAGCGGTACGTCCGCCGCGCGATCGAAGAGGGCACGTATCCCCTGCACTCACAGATTCCGTCGCGGCAGAGCCTCGGGGAGAAGTACGGGCTGA
- a CDS encoding IS5 family transposase (programmed frameshift), producing MVSDELWSLIEPLLPEPGPKLVAGRPRVPDRQALCGILFVLHTGIQWEYLPQELGFGSGMTCWRRLAAWNEAGVWEKLHLVLLKKLRSAKQLDWSRAVIDSSHVRAAPTGPKSGPSPVDRARPGSKHHVLVDGQGIPLAVSLTGGNRNDVTQLIPLLDKIPPVAGAVGRPRRRPDMLFADRGYDHDKYRRLLRKRGIRPAIAERGQPHGSGLGIFRWVVERTISWLHGFRRLRIRWERRDDIHEAFLGLATCLITHRHVQRLC from the exons ATCGTGTCGGACGAACTGTGGTCGCTCATCGAGCCGTTACTGCCCGAGCCGGGGCCGAAGCTGGTGGCGGGCCGGCCGCGGGTGCCGGACCGACAAGCCCTGTGCGGGATCCTGTTCGTGCTGCACACGGGCATCCAGTGGGAGTACCTGCCCCAGGAACTGGGCTTCGGCTCGGGCATGACCTGCTGGCGGCGCCTGGCCGCATGGAACGAGGCCGGTGTGTGGGAGAAGCTGCACCTGGTGCTGCTGAAGAAGCTGCGGTCGGCGAAGCAGCTGGACTGGTCGAGGGCGGTGATCGACTCCTCCCACGTGCGGGCGGCCC CGACGGGGCCCAAAAGCGGTCCCAGCCCGGTCGACCGCGCACGGCCGGGCAGCAAGCACCACGTCCTTGTCGACGGGCAGGGCATCCCGCTCGCGGTGTCGCTGACCGGCGGCAATCGCAATGACGTCACTCAGCTGATCCCGCTGCTGGACAAGATTCCACCCGTGGCCGGCGCGGTCGGGAGGCCGCGGAGACGGCCGGACATGCTCTTCGCGGACCGCGGCTACGACCACGACAAGTACCGGCGACTGCTGCGGAAACGCGGCATCCGGCCCGCGATCGCCGAACGGGGCCAGCCACATGGCTCCGGCCTGGGCATCTTCCGCTGGGTCGTCGAGCGCACCATCTCCTGGCTCCACGGCTTCCGTCGCCTGCGCATCCGCTGGGAACGACGCGACGACATCCATGAAGCCTTCCTCGGCCTCGCCACCTGTCTCATCACCCACCGACACGTCCAACGCCTTTGTTAG
- a CDS encoding class I SAM-dependent methyltransferase, with protein MTHPTARQPAPLPPTEDPADHFDAFHAARARTDLVARLYEAAMGEDYPHEVNASTSCDWPLLGLMTTRLRMRPGQRLVDAGCGTGGIGLWLARALNARLEGIDISPVALARATRRRSRFVPADRAAFHVASIDATGLPDRHAHGIICIDALSFTQDRGKAVRELGRILAPGGRLTLTRSLRPGAEPAWEEQAHAAGLTVEHIDERPGEPAMWERLYRLWLAHADDLHRELGDQARFMLHEARRMLPALNGRRAVLLTLRRPPTPHAEDEEADRMPEPGRRAEGTVTSERTPQ; from the coding sequence ATGACACACCCCACCGCGCGCCAGCCCGCGCCCCTGCCGCCCACCGAAGACCCCGCGGACCACTTCGACGCCTTCCACGCCGCGCGGGCCCGCACCGATCTCGTCGCCCGCCTGTACGAGGCGGCGATGGGCGAGGACTACCCGCACGAAGTCAACGCCTCCACCTCGTGTGACTGGCCCCTGCTCGGGCTGATGACGACCCGGCTGCGGATGCGTCCCGGGCAGAGGCTCGTGGACGCGGGATGCGGCACCGGCGGGATCGGGCTGTGGCTGGCCCGCGCCCTGAACGCCCGCCTGGAGGGCATCGACATCTCACCCGTCGCCCTCGCCCGCGCGACCAGGCGCCGCAGCCGGTTCGTGCCCGCCGACCGCGCCGCCTTCCACGTCGCCTCAATCGACGCAACCGGCCTGCCCGACCGTCACGCCCACGGCATCATCTGCATCGACGCCCTCAGCTTCACCCAGGACCGCGGCAAGGCGGTCCGCGAGCTGGGCCGCATCCTCGCGCCCGGCGGCCGCCTCACCCTCACCCGGTCCCTGCGCCCGGGCGCCGAACCCGCCTGGGAGGAGCAGGCCCATGCGGCCGGCCTCACCGTGGAGCACATCGACGAACGCCCCGGCGAACCGGCCATGTGGGAGCGGCTCTACCGGCTGTGGCTCGCGCACGCCGACGACCTGCACCGCGAACTCGGCGACCAGGCGCGGTTCATGCTCCACGAGGCGCGCCGGATGCTGCCCGCCCTGAACGGCCGCCGCGCGGTACTGCTGACCCTGCGACGCCCCCCGACGCCACACGCAGAGGACGAGGAGGCCGATAGGATGCCCGAGCCCGGCCGCCGCGCGGAGGGCACTGTGACCAGCGAGAGGACCCCGCAGTGA
- a CDS encoding YcaO-like family protein, giving the protein MAVLPGTLRARGPEETWQALAPYLPGFGITRVARLTGLDCIGVPVWTAIRPASLTLTTSQGKGLTDGLARLSAVMEAIELWHVEQPLPIAAAGPAAEVAPDCPVADLPLTVPHSADVLARIAWEWTPGTHLISGEPAVVPVDLVRRRAQRPEWAPDLLRATSTGLACGSTRDEALLHALYEVVERDVLYRDGWSGGRNRILIAPHTVTDPDAREVINRLLDAGMGLEFFLVDGPYGLPVCVAYLWSEDHPQVFAGGGCHARPGIAATRALTEAAQSRAAVIAGTRDDLPSDSPDFGSLPHRPATARSAMPWPQATAHFPSPLGGFTGHIGEVAERIEIVTGHDPVVLDLSAPGLPVHTVQAVCPGTRSRIRRAMPR; this is encoded by the coding sequence ATGGCGGTCCTGCCGGGCACCCTGCGGGCCCGGGGCCCCGAGGAGACATGGCAGGCCCTGGCCCCCTATCTGCCGGGGTTCGGGATCACCCGCGTGGCCCGGCTGACCGGCCTGGACTGCATCGGAGTGCCGGTGTGGACAGCGATCCGGCCCGCCTCCCTGACCCTGACCACCTCCCAGGGCAAAGGCCTGACCGACGGCCTGGCGCGGCTGTCGGCGGTCATGGAGGCCATCGAGCTGTGGCACGTGGAGCAGCCCCTGCCCATCGCCGCGGCTGGCCCGGCCGCGGAAGTCGCCCCCGACTGCCCCGTCGCCGACCTGCCGCTGACCGTCCCCCACAGCGCGGATGTACTCGCCCGCATCGCGTGGGAGTGGACGCCCGGCACCCACCTGATCAGCGGCGAGCCGGCCGTGGTGCCGGTCGATCTGGTCCGCCGCCGCGCCCAGCGGCCCGAGTGGGCCCCTGATCTGCTGCGGGCGACCAGCACCGGCCTGGCGTGCGGCAGCACCCGCGACGAGGCGCTGTTGCACGCGCTGTACGAGGTCGTCGAGCGCGACGTGCTGTACCGGGACGGGTGGAGCGGCGGGCGGAACCGGATACTGATCGCCCCGCACACCGTCACCGACCCCGACGCCCGGGAGGTGATCAACCGGCTCCTCGACGCAGGGATGGGGCTGGAGTTCTTCCTCGTCGACGGGCCGTACGGGCTTCCGGTGTGCGTGGCCTACCTGTGGTCGGAGGACCACCCGCAGGTGTTCGCCGGCGGCGGCTGCCACGCCCGCCCCGGCATCGCGGCCACCCGCGCCCTGACCGAGGCCGCCCAGTCCCGCGCGGCCGTCATCGCCGGCACCCGCGACGACCTGCCCAGCGACAGCCCCGATTTCGGCAGCCTGCCGCACCGGCCGGCCACAGCACGCTCGGCGATGCCGTGGCCGCAGGCGACAGCCCACTTCCCGTCGCCCCTAGGCGGGTTCACCGGCCACATCGGGGAGGTGGCCGAGCGGATCGAGATCGTCACCGGGCACGACCCGGTGGTCCTGGACCTGTCCGCGCCGGGCCTGCCCGTCCACACGGTGCAGGCCGTCTGTCCCGGCACCCGCTCACGGATCAGGAGGGCGATGCCCCGATGA
- a CDS encoding NAD(P)H-dependent glycerol-3-phosphate dehydrogenase, which yields MSQRKHSRAAVFSAGSWGTAVAKIMADAGSRVTVHARRPEIADAINIRHRNPAYFPETELPALLTATTEPAAALDGADFLVLSIPAQALRENLTAWAPLIAADTVVVSLMKGIETASGKRASQIIAEVTGIGAERIAVLSGPNLAGEIMQGQPAAATVACPDDSVARRVQTACLTPYFRPYTSTDVVGCEMGGAVKNVIALAVGIAAGMGMGHNATAMLITRGLAETTRLAVAMGASPVTLAGLAGLGDLVATCSSPRSRNRTFGTHLGQGMSVEEATAATRQTTEGVKSAGAVLELARAHGVEMPITDIVSALLHEKVTLDEAAAALMQRPPKPEH from the coding sequence GTGAGCCAGCGCAAGCACAGCCGCGCGGCGGTGTTCTCGGCCGGGTCCTGGGGCACGGCCGTCGCCAAAATCATGGCGGACGCCGGCAGCCGGGTCACCGTACACGCCCGCCGCCCCGAGATCGCCGACGCGATCAACATCCGGCACCGCAACCCGGCCTACTTCCCCGAGACCGAGCTTCCCGCTCTGCTCACGGCCACGACCGAGCCGGCGGCCGCCCTGGACGGCGCGGACTTCCTGGTCCTGTCCATTCCCGCGCAGGCTCTGCGCGAGAACCTGACCGCGTGGGCGCCGCTCATCGCAGCGGACACCGTGGTCGTGTCGCTGATGAAGGGCATCGAGACCGCAAGCGGCAAGCGCGCCAGTCAGATCATCGCCGAGGTGACCGGCATCGGCGCGGAGCGGATCGCGGTGCTGTCCGGGCCGAACCTGGCGGGCGAGATCATGCAGGGCCAGCCAGCGGCCGCCACGGTGGCCTGCCCGGACGACAGCGTCGCCCGACGCGTCCAGACGGCCTGTCTCACCCCGTACTTCCGGCCCTACACCAGCACCGACGTCGTCGGCTGCGAGATGGGCGGCGCGGTCAAGAACGTCATCGCGCTCGCCGTGGGCATCGCGGCCGGCATGGGTATGGGCCACAACGCCACCGCCATGCTCATCACCCGCGGACTGGCGGAGACCACCCGCCTGGCCGTGGCCATGGGCGCCAGCCCGGTCACCCTCGCGGGACTGGCCGGACTCGGCGACCTCGTGGCCACGTGTTCCTCACCGCGTTCACGCAACCGCACCTTCGGCACCCACCTGGGCCAGGGCATGAGCGTCGAGGAGGCCACAGCCGCCACCCGGCAGACCACCGAAGGCGTCAAGTCCGCAGGGGCCGTCCTCGAACTCGCCCGCGCCCACGGCGTCGAGATGCCGATCACGGACATCGTCTCTGCACTCCTGCACGAGAAGGTCACGCTCGATGAGGCCGCCGCCGCACTCATGCAGCGGCCCCCCAAGCCCGAGCACTGA
- a CDS encoding TfuA-like protein: MIHVFAGPTLSRPEPLLTAPQVRSRPPVRHGDLFPESVPDGDTAVIIDGLYHQAPALRHKEIIAAMARGVRVIGAASIGALRAAELAPYGMRGIGTIYRGYAVGALCGDDEVAVGQAPDGQEESLTWPLVNLRYILKTATARGIVGPEQADVLLEALREVYYPQRTRAAVRAVSRTCGEEQFDRWLTERRRRNPHFGDLKRAEALSAVRAALRSPHRGAPAEEPPVWRTVHFQRWSNTFARSRVDGLDLATEDRLIYQQAFAPEFTRTWTAYLEHRSLRPQHGPGLPLGARLQQVTGQGGSLAAHQVFHPAIDLRDEETVALLLAEETPEDRQAVARYAEALNRVRRSVAGFSTAAVCDDLTGRTLRQIWRCPAGDFDTVASARGLVSGARAVEAAKRLMPGFMDERTEAAR; the protein is encoded by the coding sequence GTGATCCATGTATTTGCCGGGCCGACCCTGTCCCGGCCTGAGCCGTTACTGACAGCGCCCCAGGTACGGTCCCGGCCGCCGGTGCGGCACGGCGACCTGTTCCCCGAGTCGGTCCCCGACGGCGACACGGCGGTGATCATCGACGGGCTGTACCACCAGGCCCCCGCGCTGCGGCACAAGGAGATCATCGCGGCGATGGCCCGCGGGGTCCGGGTGATCGGGGCGGCGAGCATCGGCGCCCTGCGGGCGGCCGAACTCGCGCCGTACGGGATGCGCGGCATCGGCACCATCTACCGCGGGTACGCCGTCGGCGCCCTGTGCGGGGATGACGAGGTGGCGGTGGGGCAGGCCCCGGACGGCCAGGAGGAGTCACTGACGTGGCCGCTGGTCAACCTCAGGTACATCCTGAAGACGGCCACCGCACGCGGCATCGTCGGCCCGGAGCAGGCAGATGTGCTCCTGGAGGCCCTGCGGGAGGTCTACTACCCGCAGCGCACCCGGGCCGCGGTGCGGGCCGTGTCCCGCACCTGCGGCGAGGAGCAGTTCGACCGGTGGCTGACCGAACGCCGCCGGCGCAACCCGCACTTCGGTGACCTCAAGCGGGCCGAGGCACTCAGCGCGGTCCGGGCCGCCCTGCGCAGCCCGCACCGCGGGGCCCCTGCCGAGGAGCCGCCGGTATGGCGGACGGTGCACTTCCAGCGCTGGTCAAACACCTTCGCCCGCTCACGGGTTGACGGGCTAGACCTGGCCACCGAGGACCGGCTGATCTATCAACAGGCGTTCGCCCCGGAGTTCACGCGGACGTGGACGGCCTACCTCGAACACCGCTCGCTGCGTCCCCAGCACGGGCCGGGACTGCCGCTCGGCGCCCGGCTGCAGCAGGTCACCGGCCAGGGCGGGTCTCTCGCCGCGCATCAGGTGTTCCACCCGGCCATCGACCTACGCGACGAGGAGACCGTGGCCCTGCTGCTGGCCGAGGAGACACCCGAGGACCGCCAGGCGGTCGCCCGGTACGCCGAGGCCCTGAACCGGGTGCGCCGCAGTGTGGCGGGGTTCTCGACCGCGGCCGTGTGCGACGACCTCACCGGCCGCACGCTCCGGCAGATCTGGCGGTGCCCGGCCGGTGATTTCGACACCGTCGCGTCCGCGCGGGGACTGGTCAGCGGGGCCCGCGCCGTCGAGGCGGCGAAGCGGCTGATGCCCGGATTCATGGACGAGCGGACGGAGGCGGCCCGTTGA
- a CDS encoding ATP-binding protein, with the protein MALKPLVSHLEEEPVDEYDDAAAEVARNWSEPQPVSGTEPGTGGSTAPLVPYLGVTWTLDGRDPRTPAEARHRVAEGCRLWRVPMLVADDLTLIVSELATNAVTHTKSSEIEVSLYLTGEQVCVVVTDQSAYRTLSARQAGADAEGGRGLVLVEALATRWESFPTACGTAVRAHIALPPEHRTAPHTPEDTFDARR; encoded by the coding sequence TTGGCCCTGAAGCCCCTGGTGAGCCACCTGGAAGAGGAACCAGTGGACGAGTACGACGACGCCGCCGCGGAGGTGGCCCGGAACTGGAGCGAGCCCCAGCCGGTCTCCGGGACCGAGCCGGGAACGGGAGGGTCGACGGCGCCGCTGGTGCCGTATCTCGGGGTGACGTGGACGCTCGACGGCCGGGACCCGCGCACGCCCGCCGAGGCCCGTCACCGGGTCGCCGAGGGGTGCCGTCTGTGGCGTGTCCCGATGCTGGTTGCCGACGACCTCACGCTGATCGTGTCCGAACTCGCGACCAACGCGGTGACGCACACGAAGAGTTCCGAGATCGAGGTGAGCCTCTACCTCACCGGCGAGCAGGTCTGCGTGGTCGTGACCGACCAGAGCGCCTACCGGACGCTTTCGGCCCGGCAGGCCGGAGCGGACGCGGAGGGCGGCCGGGGGCTGGTGCTGGTCGAGGCCCTGGCGACCCGGTGGGAGAGCTTCCCCACGGCCTGCGGCACCGCCGTGCGGGCCCACATCGCCCTCCCCCCAGAACACCGCACAGCCCCCCACACCCCCGAGGACACTTTCGATGCACGCCGCTGA